In one Terriglobia bacterium genomic region, the following are encoded:
- a CDS encoding GYD domain-containing protein: MPTYVTLFKWTEQGIKTIKNAPARFEASKKLVESTGGKILGLYVTMGDYDIVAVTEGPNDEVASAVALSIALKGNARTTTMRAFTESEFAQIVKKVV; encoded by the coding sequence ATGCCTACCTATGTGACTCTCTTCAAATGGACCGAACAGGGCATCAAGACTATCAAGAATGCCCCCGCTCGGTTCGAGGCGTCGAAAAAGCTCGTGGAATCCACGGGAGGGAAGATCCTCGGCCTCTACGTCACGATGGGCGATTACGACATCGTTGCAGTCACAGAAGGCCCGAACGACGAGGTGGCTTCCGCTGTTGCCCTCTCCATTGCTTTAAAGGGCAATGCCAGGACCACGACCATGAGGGCGTTCACGGAGAGTGAATTTGCCCAGATCGTGAAAAAGGTGGTGTAG